The following coding sequences are from one Nicotiana tomentosiformis chromosome 3, ASM39032v3, whole genome shotgun sequence window:
- the LOC138907691 gene encoding uncharacterized protein, giving the protein MSVGYKPLKFDIFDGTGDLRAHLRAYCDKLVAVGRNEKLRMKLFITSLTGEALTWYTHQDPRNWREWQDMAEDFMNHFRFNTEITPDRFALVNFLKKPSESFQEYAHRWRSEAARAQPLLDDSELTKYFIRAQEGIYFKKRMGMMGQKFPELVQIGDFLEEGIKSGKGWRGLGIQDSPVDISMERESQDDGFCSGLITRSRGCYAYEDVNRGTSGREQIQRRNITNLEAT; this is encoded by the exons ATGTCAGTAGGGTACAAGCCTCTGaagtttgatatctttgatgggacAGGCGATCTCCGTGCACACTTGAGAGCCTACTGTGATAAGTTAGTTGCAGTAGGAAGAAATGAGAAGTTAAGGATGAAGTTGTTCATAACGAGTTTGACAGGGGAAGCACTTACTTGGTACACTCACCAGGATCCACGAAACTGGAGGGAGTGGCAGGATATGGCGGAGGATTTCATGAATCACTTTCGTTTTAACACAGAAATTACCCCTGATAGGTTTGCACTAGTAAACTTTCTGAAGAAACCATCCGaatcattccaagaatatgcacaTCGATGGAGGTCAGAGGCCGCCAGAGCACAACCCTTGTTAGATGACAGTGAGCTGACAAAGTATTTCATAAGGGCTCAAGAAGGGATCTACTTTAAGAAAAGGATGGGAATGATGGGGCAGAAATTCCCAGAACTTGTCCAAATTGGAGACTTTTTAGAAGAAGGTATAAAGTCTGGCAAG GGATGGAGAGGATTAGGAATACAAGACAGTCCCGTGGACATATCAATGGAAAGGGAAAGCCAAGATGACGGATTCTGCAGCGGCTTAATCACCAGGTCAAGGGGGTGTTACGCTTATGAGGATGTCAATCGAGGGACTTCAGGAAGAGAACAGATTCAGAGAAGGAATATAACAAATCTGGAGGCCACATAA